One window of the Clostridium sp. MB40-C1 genome contains the following:
- a CDS encoding ABC transporter substrate-binding protein, with protein sequence MKKIIMVVLSVVLGASLFVGCGTSKSKGNDLKTINSMENIKKAGVIKIGLDDSYPPMEFRDEKNNLVGFDIEFANELGKELGVKVEFVTTEWKGILLALQSGKFDAIISGLSITDERKKSIDFSEPYVMGGQVIAVKKGNTSIKELDDLKGKILACQMGSTGHKAAEKIQGLKQVKPYDKITEAFTELSIGRIDAVIMDAQVGGYYLSKNPGKFEVLKEKVSEEPMGIGFKKDNKELKEAVQKAINNLKTNGTLSKLSVKWFGFDAYK encoded by the coding sequence ATGAAAAAAATAATTATGGTTGTTTTAAGCGTAGTATTAGGGGCATCTTTGTTTGTAGGGTGTGGAACTTCTAAGTCTAAGGGAAATGATTTGAAAACTATTAATTCTATGGAAAACATAAAAAAGGCTGGGGTAATAAAAATAGGTTTAGATGACTCATATCCTCCAATGGAATTTAGAGATGAAAAAAATAATCTTGTGGGTTTTGATATAGAATTTGCTAATGAATTGGGCAAGGAGCTAGGTGTTAAGGTAGAATTTGTGACAACAGAATGGAAAGGAATTTTATTAGCTCTTCAATCAGGAAAATTTGATGCTATAATTTCTGGACTTAGCATTACAGATGAAAGAAAAAAATCTATAGATTTTTCAGAACCATATGTTATGGGAGGGCAAGTTATTGCAGTTAAAAAAGGGAATACGTCAATAAAAGAATTGGATGATTTAAAAGGAAAGATTCTTGCATGTCAAATGGGATCTACAGGACATAAAGCAGCAGAAAAAATCCAAGGATTAAAACAAGTAAAACCTTATGATAAAATAACTGAAGCTTTTACTGAATTATCAATAGGAAGAATAGATGCTGTAATAATGGATGCTCAAGTAGGAGGATACTACCTATCTAAAAACCCAGGCAAATTTGAAGTATTAAAAGAAAAGGTTAGTGAAGAACCAATGGGAATAGGATTTAAAAAGGATAATAAAGAATTAAAAGAAGCCGTTCAAAAGGCTATTAATAACTTAAAAACTAATGGAACTTTATCTAAGTTATCAGTAAAATGGTTTGGATTTGATGCATACAAATAA
- a CDS encoding amino acid ABC transporter ATP-binding protein, translating into MNMIEVKNLTKKFGDNIVFKNLNTYVRKGEVLVIIGPSGSGKSTFLRCLNHLEIPDDGEVFIEGEKLEENNKKKMREIIEKMGMVFQNFNLFPHMTVEQNIIEGPITVKKENKSIVIERAKKLLNKVGLEDKKDVYPSKLSGGQKQRVAIARALAMEPDLMLFDEPTSALDPELVGEVLNVMKELAKEGMTMVVVTHEMGFAREVANRVIFMDDGKIVEEGAPEEIFNNPKEERTKIFLNKVFK; encoded by the coding sequence ATGAATATGATAGAGGTAAAAAATCTTACAAAAAAATTTGGAGATAATATAGTTTTTAAAAACTTAAATACGTATGTAAGAAAAGGAGAAGTTTTGGTGATTATTGGACCATCTGGATCTGGGAAAAGCACTTTTTTAAGATGTTTAAATCACCTTGAGATACCAGATGATGGTGAAGTTTTTATAGAAGGGGAAAAATTAGAGGAAAATAATAAGAAAAAAATGAGGGAGATTATTGAGAAGATGGGGATGGTTTTTCAAAATTTTAACTTGTTTCCTCATATGACTGTTGAACAAAATATTATAGAAGGACCTATTACTGTTAAAAAAGAGAATAAAAGCATAGTTATTGAAAGAGCTAAGAAACTATTAAATAAAGTAGGATTAGAAGACAAGAAGGATGTTTATCCATCTAAGCTTTCTGGAGGACAAAAGCAAAGGGTAGCTATTGCAAGAGCTTTAGCCATGGAGCCAGATTTAATGCTATTTGATGAGCCAACATCAGCATTAGATCCTGAACTTGTTGGTGAAGTTTTGAATGTTATGAAAGAGCTTGCAAAGGAAGGTATGACTATGGTAGTTGTCACACACGAAATGGGATTTGCAAGAGAAGTTGCTAATAGAGTTATTTTTATGGATGATGGAAAAATTGTAGAAGAAGGAGCTCCAGAGGAAATATTCAATAATCCTAAAGAAGAAAGAACTAAAATATTTTTAAATAAGGTGTTCAAATAA
- a CDS encoding amino acid ABC transporter permease, producing MDINILKEMLPILLKGSIMTIELTVISVILGSVIGIFISLLKLSKFKILSKIASFYTWLLRGTPMLLQLFVFYYGLPFVGVELEPMQAAIIGLSLNSGAYMAEIIRGGILSIDKGQFEACKALGFTYMQTMKRIILPQTFKNIIPAVGNEFITMLKDTSLVSVIAMTELMRTAQLQLSATAKPVEALFITGVLYLAMTTIFTTVFGGLEKKLSVY from the coding sequence GTGGATATAAATATTTTAAAAGAAATGCTCCCCATATTGTTAAAGGGGAGTATTATGACAATAGAACTTACTGTAATATCAGTTATTTTAGGAAGTGTAATAGGAATTTTTATATCCTTATTAAAGTTAAGCAAATTTAAAATTTTATCTAAAATAGCTTCTTTCTACACTTGGTTATTAAGGGGAACTCCAATGCTTTTGCAATTATTTGTATTTTATTATGGATTACCCTTTGTGGGAGTGGAACTTGAGCCTATGCAAGCAGCTATAATTGGATTAAGTTTAAATTCAGGAGCATATATGGCTGAAATAATAAGGGGAGGAATTCTTTCTATAGATAAGGGGCAGTTTGAAGCTTGTAAAGCTTTAGGATTTACATATATGCAGACTATGAAAAGAATAATATTACCTCAAACATTTAAAAACATTATTCCTGCTGTGGGAAATGAATTTATAACAATGCTTAAGGACACATCTTTGGTTTCTGTAATAGCAATGACAGAACTTATGAGAACTGCACAATTGCAGTTATCTGCTACAGCTAAGCCTGTAGAAGCATTATTTATAACAGGAGTCTTGTACCTTGCTATGACTACTATATTTACCACCGTTTTTGGTGGACTTGAAAAAAAATTATCAGTATATTAA
- a CDS encoding methyl-accepting chemotaxis protein gives MSKKILLKYKSIKFKILTIPLLIIFIIVMLTSILAIYISKNKLLIQIQQDGINLAQQVSSQMGKSNVAMDTVNQSIEEKIRDLAKFLSQKPNEINNEYLVEIAKCFNVDEINFVDTNGNVIYSNVPSSIGAVFGPDHISYSVISGKKNELMEKIRKSRETNNYYKYGYVIRLGGGMIQVGILANKVNELMVSLEPQTLANDMIKDKSIFYACFIDKNLKVIAHSDKKMNNQVLNDDNIKNVIQQGKVYSEKLTYGKENKDVYDIKVPVYKNGVPIGALGIGVSMENVRQATNRIIVITISIAIVCFIISAIILYSIVKSVINPLQRLAEASKRIADGDLNTVDVDVKSNDEIGVLSDSFGYMCHCLRHIVGSIKREAEKTKDMSTNLTSNAKEITSASNEVAVAIQEVTKGASNQANNLVETVKYMQDLTKEITNVENKLLMVKDNSDKAKNEAEIGKDQIDALLKSIEEVKTGFNVTVNTINKLNSSVSQISNITYTINEISDQTNLLALNAAIEAARAGQLGRGFAVVADEIKKLADQSKQSTEQIQELVESIINETGNVIDNSSEVKGLVENQIDTVLKNVECFEKILKSIDGVVPLIDETYSSIYKTKKSNQIVSDKIREISTIAEETSASSEEISASSEEMLANSEEVSSLALQLSEVATGLNDETNKFKL, from the coding sequence ATGTCTAAAAAAATATTATTAAAATATAAATCTATAAAATTCAAAATACTTACTATTCCATTATTGATTATATTTATAATTGTAATGTTAACATCTATTTTAGCCATTTATATATCAAAAAATAAATTGTTAATTCAAATACAACAAGATGGAATAAATCTAGCACAACAAGTATCAAGTCAAATGGGAAAAAGTAATGTGGCAATGGACACAGTAAATCAGTCTATAGAAGAGAAAATAAGAGATTTAGCAAAATTTTTGTCACAAAAGCCTAATGAAATAAATAATGAATATTTAGTAGAGATAGCTAAATGTTTTAATGTAGATGAAATAAATTTTGTAGATACAAATGGAAATGTAATTTATTCTAATGTGCCTTCGAGTATAGGAGCAGTTTTTGGGCCAGACCACATATCATATTCTGTTATATCTGGTAAGAAAAATGAGCTTATGGAAAAGATAAGAAAGAGTAGGGAAACAAATAATTATTATAAATATGGATACGTTATAAGGCTTGGTGGAGGAATGATACAAGTAGGCATACTTGCAAATAAAGTAAATGAGTTAATGGTAAGTTTAGAGCCTCAAACTTTAGCAAATGATATGATAAAAGATAAAAGTATATTTTATGCATGTTTTATAGATAAGAATTTAAAAGTTATAGCTCATAGTGATAAAAAAATGAATAATCAAGTTTTAAATGACGATAATATCAAAAATGTTATCCAACAAGGAAAGGTTTATTCAGAAAAGTTAACATATGGAAAAGAGAATAAGGATGTTTATGACATAAAGGTTCCGGTTTATAAAAATGGAGTGCCTATTGGAGCTTTAGGGATAGGAGTATCTATGGAAAATGTAAGACAAGCTACTAATAGAATTATAGTTATAACAATAAGTATTGCTATTGTATGTTTTATAATATCAGCAATAATACTATATTCAATAGTAAAGAGTGTTATAAATCCATTGCAAAGACTTGCAGAAGCATCTAAAAGGATAGCTGATGGTGATCTTAATACTGTTGATGTAGATGTAAAATCAAATGATGAAATAGGTGTTCTTAGTGATAGTTTTGGATATATGTGTCATTGTCTTAGACATATAGTTGGAAGTATAAAAAGAGAGGCAGAAAAGACAAAAGATATGTCAACTAATCTAACATCCAATGCGAAAGAGATTACATCAGCATCAAACGAGGTAGCAGTTGCAATACAGGAAGTAACAAAGGGAGCTTCTAATCAAGCTAACAATCTAGTAGAAACAGTAAAATATATGCAAGATTTAACAAAGGAGATAACTAATGTAGAAAATAAATTGTTAATGGTAAAAGATAATTCAGATAAAGCAAAAAATGAAGCGGAAATAGGAAAAGATCAAATAGATGCTTTGTTAAAATCTATTGAAGAAGTTAAAACAGGTTTTAATGTTACAGTAAATACAATAAATAAACTAAACTCAAGTGTATCACAAATAAGTAATATAACTTATACTATAAATGAAATTTCAGATCAGACTAATCTTTTAGCGCTTAATGCAGCAATAGAAGCAGCTAGAGCGGGACAACTAGGGAGAGGATTTGCTGTAGTAGCAGATGAGATAAAGAAACTTGCAGATCAATCAAAACAATCAACAGAACAAATACAGGAATTAGTTGAATCTATAATTAATGAAACAGGAAATGTAATAGATAATTCAAGTGAGGTTAAGGGATTAGTAGAGAATCAAATAGATACAGTATTGAAGAATGTAGAATGCTTTGAAAAAATACTAAAATCTATAGATGGTGTAGTACCACTTATTGATGAAACTTATTCATCGATTTATAAAACTAAAAAATCAAATCAGATAGTTTCTGATAAAATAAGAGAAATATCAACTATTGCTGAAGAAACTTCTGCATCCTCTGAAGAAATATCAGCATCTTCTGAGGAGATGCTTGCAAATTCAGAGGAAGTATCGAGTTTGGCTTTACAACTTAGTGAAGTTGCAACAGGATTAAATGATGAAACAAATAAGTTTAAACTATAA